The Tursiops truncatus isolate mTurTru1 chromosome 9, mTurTru1.mat.Y, whole genome shotgun sequence DNA segment ccaggacatggaagcaacctaaatgtcaatcaacagacgaatggataaagaagatgtggtgtgtgtatatatatatatatatatatatatatatatatatatgcatgcaatggaatattactcagccataaaaaggaacaaaataatgccatttgcaacgacatggatggacccagagattgtcatacagcgtgaagtcagaaagagaaagacaaatatcatataatactgcttatacgtggaatccagaaaaatgaacTTATTCGCAGAggagaaatagagtcacagatgtagaaaacaagcttatagTTACCAATGGGGGAAGCAGGGTTGGGGagtggatgaattgggagttgggattgacatatatacactactatatataaaacagataactaatgagaacctactgtataccacagtgAACTCTaatcaatgctctgtggtgacctaaatgggaaggaaatctaaaaaagagtggatatatgtgtatgtataactgattcactttgctgtacagcagaaagtaacacaatattgtaaagcacctatattccaataaaaattaatttaaaaaaaaagaaaggaaaaaaggaaactgaaactacagcaattaaaaaataaagactatttcagGTAAGACACCTCAGGTAAGGCCATACCTCATGTCATAGTTATACAGTACTTACCACTGGGTAGCTAAGTGAGAGGGTTTAGGCAGCAAAATAAAAAGGGGTCTCCTTCagttggaaaaattttaatttagtttttataaaagcaaatactGTGATAAAATCTGAACCAACAACCAGGATCCTATAAATCCTCTAATGTAATACCTTTCAAAGTGGGTCTTCAAAACCACTAAtagtgaataaattaatgaataaatttagAAAGTCAATCACTTCAAAGAACCAAGACTCCttccaaaaagaattttaaatataagaacaATTATGCATTTAACGCAACAATTCACTAAAAATATCTAGTcaaaaacaacacaacaaaaaaagaatatttatgtatACTATCCTGAGATAactaaatttggggggaaaataagagtacaaaaattatacacatattgcagaaaataaaacagaattttcttACCCAAAGATGATTTTACAATTGATTTAATTCCTGAATAAACCAATGATCCTTTGTTGCCTGGAGATTTCTGATCCATATCTTCTGTATACTGCTTCATAAGTATTTAAATGCATAGGAAATACTAGTAATGatgcataataaaatatttcaaagctaaatttattttgatttggaACCAATTCATAATAGGCATCAGTGCAAGAAGGTGGTTGGTTCTACTCTATTGTAGAGATATATTTTTCTCCCTCCTACACAATCTGCAAAGCAGTATTTCAACAGTTTTAAACAATTTTACTTTGGAATTTTAGTATTAAATCTTGCATTTGCACATAAAACATTCAGCACGGTATTTACAGACTGACCTTTTGGCAAATTTCAAGAACATTTCTACCAAAGTCATCTTACAAAACTCACAATGCAAAGGATATAGTGCAGAGTATACCAGAGTGACTTGAGCTGTGGATCTTCATTTCCCGCTAAAATATGGTTTCTCCACACCTGTTCTGTATCAAGTCCGTACCTTGATAAAGCCCGAAGGCGCATCTTCGTTGCTATATCTTTTTCTAAAgaattatcattttcttcttccgCACATTCATATAAATGACGACCACAAGCCCACATTAAAGATGTAATTGGGCTCCAGGCAAGAGAGATTCTTTCAAAAACAGTGAAGTCAGACATTGTTCGGTTGGGAGTTACAACTATCATTCGATTTTGACTTGTTGGATGCCAAGCAAAGGAGGCAATGTAATTGTCACAAGGTTGCACACTTCTTTCAATtattgtgggttcagtttcaTCTCCAATGGGAGTGGGTGTGTGCTGCATATCATATAATCTAATAATATTACTATCCCTTGTTAAAGTGGCAAGCAGACCAGTCCTAGTTGGACACCATGCTACTTTTGTTAAGGGCTTTGGTTGCTCAGTCAAAGTCAAAACTGGCTTCTCAAATTTCCTAAGATCCCATATTGCAACCTGACCTTCATAAAAGGAAGCAACACGATCATGGAAGTATGGGTCTACTGTCACGCCCTGAACAGCTTTTGTATTCACAAACATCTTTTGGCTTGTATTCCGAAGATCAAAAATGGCTAGGTTACGATGCATACCAGCAAGGAGAAGTTTCTGGTCTCGTGGAAGCCAACAAAGAGAGAGACAAGCATCATTCTGTCCTAATTCATAAAGTGGTTTTGTTACTAATAATGTTGTTTCAGTTTCACCTGCCGAAAGTCTTACTTTCTCCATGGGAACTATATCAGGCGTGTATTTGCTGCAGATGTCCCAAATCAGCACTGAAAAGTCAGCTCTATGTTTATCTAGACCAGCAGCAAGCCAGTTACTATCCAATGGATTCCATGCAAGAGTATTGCATTGTCGTGCATGTTTTGGAACAAACTCTTTTCCTATCAAATCTTTGAACTTTGAGTTATGATCTTGACCAAGACTTGTAAGTACAACTCTACCATTTGCTTGTCCAACTGCTAGGAGACATTCAGGATCATAATTGAGATACCAGGCAACACATTTCATATAGGGTGTTTCTGAATTTATTGAGAGTAACGTAGCTGCAGAGTCTTCAGATAAACGTAGAGATCCAGCTTTGAATTCTGAATTCACAGTAGATTCCACGTGATAAAGGCTAAGTTCTGAGTCACATACAACAAATCTATCAACCTGGTGTGGTGCCCACAATATATCAGGTTTGGTACCACTCATGCTTACTGATGATCTCAAAGA contains these protein-coding regions:
- the MIOS gene encoding GATOR2 complex protein MIOS isoform X1, producing the protein MSGTKPDILWAPHQVDRFVVCDSELSLYHVESTVNSEFKAGSLRLSEDSAATLLSINSETPYMKCVAWYLNYDPECLLAVGQANGRVVLTSLGQDHNSKFKDLIGKEFVPKHARQCNTLAWNPLDSNWLAAGLDKHRADFSVLIWDICSKYTPDIVPMEKVRLSAGETETTLLVTKPLYELGQNDACLSLCWLPRDQKLLLAGMHRNLAIFDLRNTSQKMFVNTKAVQGVTVDPYFHDRVASFYEGQVAIWDLRKFEKPVLTLTEQPKPLTKVAWCPTRTGLLATLTRDSNIIRLYDMQHTPTPIGDETEPTIIERSVQPCDNYIASFAWHPTSQNRMIVVTPNRTMSDFTVFERISLAWSPITSLMWACGRHLYECAEEENDNSLEKDIATKMRLRALSRYGLDTEQVWRNHILAGNEDPQLKSLWYTLHFMKQYTEDMDQKSPGNKGSLVYSGIKSIVKSSLGMVESSRHNWSGLDKQTDIQNLNEERILALQLCGWIKKGTDVDVGPFLNSLVQEGEWERAAAVALFNLDIRRAIQILNEGASSEKGDLNLNVVAMALSGYTDEKNSLWREMCSTLRLQLNNPYLCVMFAFLTSETGSYDGVLYENKVAVRDRVAFACKFLSDSQLNRYIEKLTNEMKEAGNLEGILLTGLTKDGVDLMESYVDRTGDVQTASYCMLQGSPLDVLKDERVQYWIENYRNLLDAWRFWHKRAEFDIHRSKLDPSSKPLAQVFVSCNFCGKSISYSCSTVPHQGRGFSQYGVSGSPTKSKVTSCPGCRKPLPRCALCLINMGTPVSSCPGGSKSDEKVDLSKDKKLAQFNNWFTWCHNCRHGGHAGHMLSWFRDHAECPVSACTCKCMQLDTTGNLVPAETVQP
- the MIOS gene encoding GATOR2 complex protein MIOS isoform X2 is translated as MSGTKPDILWAPHQVDRFVVCDSELSLYHVESTVNSEFKAGSLRLSEDSAATLLSINSETPYMKCVAWYLNYDPECLLAVGQANGRVVLTSLGQDHNSKFKDLIGKEFVPKHARQCNTLAWNPLDSNWLAAGLDKHRADFSVLIWDICSKYTPDIVPMEKVRLSAGETETTLLVTKPLYELGQNDACLSLCWLPRDQKLLLAGMHRNLAIFDLRNTSQKMFVNTKAVQGVTVDPYFHDRVASFYEGQVAIWDLRKFEKPVLTLTEQPKPLTKVAWCPTRTGLLATLTRDSNIIRLYDMQHTPTPIGDETEPTIIERSVQPCDNYIASFAWHPTSQNRMIVVTPNRTMSDFTVFERISLAWSPITSLMWACGRHLYECAEEENDNSLEKDIATKMRLRALSRYGLDTEQVWRNHILAGNEDPQLKSLWYTLHFMKQYTEDMDQKSPGNKGSLVYSGIKSIVKSSLGMVESSRHNWSGLDKQTDIQNLNEERILALQLCGWIKKGTDVDVGPFLNSLVQEGEWERAAAVALFNLDIRRAIQILNEGASSEKGDLNLNVVAMALSGYTDEKNSLWREMCSTLRLQLNNPYLCVMFAFLTSETGSYDGVLYENKVAVRDRVAFACKFLSDSQLNRYIEKLTNEMKEAGNLEGILLTGLTKDGVDLMESYVDRTGDVQTASYCMLQGSPLDVLKDERVQYWIENYRNLLDAWRFWHKRAEFDIHRSKLDPSSKPLAQITVMLGRI